DNA from Streptomyces rishiriensis:
GGTCTCTCTTCCGACAAGGCGGCTGCGTACAGCGGCTCGGGGACGTACGACGGCACGACCGCGAGGACGACGTGCGGGGTGTGGGCGGCGAGCCGGGACAGGAGACCGTCGGGGGCGTGCAGCTCCCGGGTGTCGGCCACCGAGTCCACGACGGCGACGACGGCGTCGAAGCCGCCGCCCGCGACGTTGTAGGCGAAACGCTCGCCGGGGCCGTCGGCCGGGTCGTCGTGCGCGGGGAAAACGATACGGCTGCGTATCGCGTAACCCGGGTCGTCGACCGCGAGGACGGGTGAGCGGGTGGTGGTCGAGTAGCGCACCTCGGCGGCCACCATCTGCTCCAGCTCACGGGCCAGCCTGAGCGGCGCGTACATCAGCTCCTCGAAACCGAGCACGAGGACGCGTTCGACGCCGTCGGGTATCGCCTCGGCGAGACGGGCCGTCATGGCGGGCAGGGCCGCCTCCAGCCTGTCCCGGTGCCTCGGGGTGAAGCCGTGCCGGCCGCCGTCCGGCAGCCCTCGGGGCCAGTTCAGGTCCACGCGGGACATGTGGCCGAGGGGCCGCGTCTGCCCGGTGCGGTCGTCTCCCGGGTGCGGGTCGTGGGGGGCTTGTCGCGAGACCGGCCCCGACGGCGCCACGGACGTGTGACCGCCTGCCGCGGCAGTCTCGTAGCGGGCGACCAGCTCCTGGCCTTTCTCCAGCACCCCTTCCGGGAGGCGTACCGTGCCCGAGGCGGCGGCGACCAGGTCGACCTGGGCGCCGATCTCGCGGGCGAAGTGGGCCAGGCGGCCCGCGTCGGCCGGCGAGCGCATGTCGACGAGGGCGACGACGACGTAGCGCCGCCTCGGATAGCGCTCGTGCAGAGCGCGAATGGTGTTCAGGACCGTGTTGCCGGTCGAGAACTCGTCGTCGACCAGGACGAGTGGTCCGTCCCCGACCAGCAGCGTCGGGTCCTCCGGCAGCAGCAGGTGCGAGGTGGCGTGCGAGTGGGACTCCTCGAAGCCGCCCGCCTGTGCGACCCCGGCGACCGGGCGGCGGGTGGAGTGCAGGTAGGGGGCGGTGCCGAGGCCGTCGGCGACCGAGTGACCGAGGCCGGTGGCGGTCTCCGCGTACCCCAGGACGACCGCTTCGGCCGACTCCTCGGCGCCGAGCAGCTCGCGCACCCGGCGGCCGAGGGCGAACCCGTGGGCGTGCACCACGGACGGCGACTGCGGGACGTGCTTGCCCAGGACGTTGGAGACCAGCAGATGCGCCCGCTTGGGGTTGCGGCGCAGGGCCAGCCCCAGCAGGCCCGTCAGCGCCGGGTCGCCCACGAGCTCGACACCGAGCCGCTCGGCGACCCACGTCCCGGTCCAGAGCCCGGCGTGCCCGTTGTTCACTGCGTTGTTCATGCGTCCCTTGTGAGTGAGGTGGTTCTTCAGCCGGGTATACCGGCGGCGAGCAGGTCGACGAAGCTGACGTCCTCGTGCGCGACACCGAAGACCTCGGCGCGGAGCATGGTGCGCTCGGCCCAGGCGCGGTGCGGCTTCACCTCGTTCATCTTGTTCGTGTACTGCGACCGCAGCACACCTCCGCCGCCGCGTTCCGGCCGCAGGATGTCCGCCGCGTCGCTGTACTCCTCGTGACTGACGACGGACAGCGCGTGCACGGCCGGCACATGCGAAGGGTGGATACAGGTCTTGCCCAGCAGACCGTTGGCGTGGTCCAGGGAGATCTCGCGCAGCAGCCCGTCCATCGCGTGCTCTATCAGTTTCTCGCGCAGTTCCACGGCCTGCCCCTCCAGGAAGGGGCTGTGCCGCAGCATCGGCTTGAACATGCGCTCGGGGACCCGGAAGTACTCCCACACCGGACCGGTCACCGTGAACCCGGTGCCGTCGGCGCGGCCCAGCATGTTCACCACGTCGGCGATCACGGAGGCGACGATCTGGACGTCGTAGGCGGTCATGTCGGGCGCTCTGCGCAGCCCGTACGAGGAGCAGAAGTCGGTCACGCCGAGGCGCAGCGCGAGGACCCGGCTGCGGTATTTGTCGACGGCGCGGGCGATGCCCTCCAGGGCGTCCACCCGCGACTCGCGGTACATCAGCTGGGGCGTCTCCAGGACGGGCATGCCGAACAGCCGCCGCCCGCTCGCCGTCTCGGCGCCCGCCAGCGCCTCCAGGAAGGGGATGCCCCGCTCCTCGGTGAACTTCGGGAAGACGAACCCGCTCAGCAGCTCAACGGAGGGGC
Protein-coding regions in this window:
- a CDS encoding phosphoribosyltransferase; protein product: MNNAVNNGHAGLWTGTWVAERLGVELVGDPALTGLLGLALRRNPKRAHLLVSNVLGKHVPQSPSVVHAHGFALGRRVRELLGAEESAEAVVLGYAETATGLGHSVADGLGTAPYLHSTRRPVAGVAQAGGFEESHSHATSHLLLPEDPTLLVGDGPLVLVDDEFSTGNTVLNTIRALHERYPRRRYVVVALVDMRSPADAGRLAHFAREIGAQVDLVAAASGTVRLPEGVLEKGQELVARYETAAAGGHTSVAPSGPVSRQAPHDPHPGDDRTGQTRPLGHMSRVDLNWPRGLPDGGRHGFTPRHRDRLEAALPAMTARLAEAIPDGVERVLVLGFEELMYAPLRLARELEQMVAAEVRYSTTTRSPVLAVDDPGYAIRSRIVFPAHDDPADGPGERFAYNVAGGGFDAVVAVVDSVADTRELHAPDGLLSRLAAHTPHVVLAVVPSYVPEPLYAAALSEERPAMLPEPLRGPAFSSYAPEEVGWLLQDLSDVTLEAPTEEREEAIQSGGAHYAESLPVEYQPSEQYQELFHAALETSAARIAQAVGVVTETVIAERSPRPVLVSLARAGTPVGVLMRRWAQFRYGLDLPHYAVSIVRGRGIDANALRWLAAHHDPRDVVFVDGWTGKGAITRELAAAIEEFEAGGGAAGFDAEIAVLADPGSCVRTYGTRDDFLIPSACLNSTVSGLVSRTVLRADLVGPDDFHGAKFYRELAGTDVSVAFLDAVAARFPEVADAVGGAVKELLASDRTPSWEGWRAVERISEEYGIHDVNLVKPGVGETTRVLLRRVPWKILARAGAGADLHHIRLLAEQRGVPVEEVGDLPYTCVGLIHPQFTRGATGADGKAVTV
- a CDS encoding HpcH/HpaI aldolase/citrate lyase family protein; translation: MRHFGHLAPEVRQRLFHREPCVFDTESPARLLSAALGATLYSPATRPRLADDVVKQTGRGVVSMVLCLEDSIGDEDVEAGEENLVRQFADLAGRREAEGAEPPLLFIRVRTPEQIPDLVRRLGPSVELLSGFVFPKFTEERGIPFLEALAGAETASGRRLFGMPVLETPQLMYRESRVDALEGIARAVDKYRSRVLALRLGVTDFCSSYGLRRAPDMTAYDVQIVASVIADVVNMLGRADGTGFTVTGPVWEYFRVPERMFKPMLRHSPFLEGQAVELREKLIEHAMDGLLREISLDHANGLLGKTCIHPSHVPAVHALSVVSHEEYSDAADILRPERGGGGVLRSQYTNKMNEVKPHRAWAERTMLRAEVFGVAHEDVSFVDLLAAGIPG